The Gammaproteobacteria bacterium region CCCGGGTCAAGTCGCCCTGCCATGCCTGCAGCCCGGAACCCGACAGCGACACCGTCACCCGCGGCGCATCCGACAGGGCCTCCTTGGCCCGGCAGGCCTCGGTCAGAATGGCGCGCATCTGCCCGGCCGACAGGGCCGACGGGGACAGTCCGGCCTGCTGCATGATCCACTGCGCAATGGCGCGATCGAAATCGTCACCCCCCAGCGCTGTATTGCCGGCGGTGGACATCACCTCGAACACGCCGCGATTCAGGCGCAAAATCGAAATATCGAAGGTGCCGCCACCCAGGTCGTACACCACATGCACACCCTCGGAGCCGTTGTCCAGACCATAGGCCACGGCGGCCGCCGTCGGCTCGTTCAACAGACGCAATACATGCAGCCCCGCCAACTGGGCGGCATCCTTGGTGGATTGGCGTTGGGCATCATCAAAATAGGCCGGCACGGTGATCACCACCCCGGTCAGGGTATCACCCAGAGTCTGCTCGGCGCGTAGCTTGAGGGTTTTGAGAATCTCGGCAGACACCTCCACCGGGCTCACATCACCGGCCACCGTACGGATCCGTGGCATTGAAGTATCACCGTCGACAAATTCATATTCGCTATACGAACAGCCCTTGCAGATATCGGCCATGCCGCGCCCGACATAGCGCTTCACCGAACTGATGGTATTGCGCGGATCCATCACCGCGGCCTGCTTGGCAAGCAACCCCACCTGCGGCGAACCACCCTTCTGATATCGCACCACCGAGGGCAACAGGTGCATGCCCTCCGAATCCGGCAGCGTCTCTACCTTGCCGCTGCGCACGGTCGCCACCAGGGAATTGGTGGTGCCCAGATCGATGCCCACAGCCAGCTTGCGCTGATGCGGCGCGGCGGTTTTTCCGGGTTCACTTATTTGTAACAATGCCATTTCGGGAATCTAGGAGCCTGTCGGACTATGGAAGAATCTACTGCGCTGATGGGAAATCGGCCCATTTTTCCGATCATTTTCGTTAAATAGGCCCACTATTCTCCTCAAATGATCGAAAAAATGGACTCGATTTCCCAACATGCTCGCTACGATTCCCATAGTCCGACAGGCTCCTAGTGTCTTTTTTTGTGTGCGTTGAAACAGGTACATTCTTAATAGTTGCGATGAAGCCGCCAAAAACAAGCGGCAACCTTCAAATCATTAACCGTCAAATCATCAAAATTCATTCAGCTCATCATCCAGCGCATCGGCCTCTTCCCTGAGTCGCCGGAAAAACTGTAACTTGCGTGTCGCCTCTCTTGCCTGTTGCCAATCGTCCCTGTCCTCTGTTTGCAACAGTGCGGCCATTTCAGCAATCAACGCCTGACTGTGGGCACTGATCTCCCGGGCAATCACCTGCAATTGCTGGTGTGGATCGGCGCTGGCATTGACCTCGGCCAAACGCTCACGCAGCTCCATCTGCTGCATCAGGAAGGCGCCATCAAAGGCGGTATCCATATCGTCGAGTGCAATGCCACGCAACTCCAGCAGATAACGTCCGCGCGCCAGCGGGTCTTTCAACACCCGGTGGGCCTCGTTGATCCGTGCCGCCAACTGCATCGACAAGCGCCGCTCGGCCTCGGAGGCGTTGGCAAACTTGTCAGGATGCACTTCGCGCTGCGCCTTACGATAGCGTTCCGCCAGGGTGTTCAGATCAACATCAAAGGAAACGGGCAAATCGAACAGCGCAAAGAAGTCACGGGAAAGGTCTGCTGCCTGCATGGGAAAACGTTGCTTTTTTAAACCGTAAAGTAACCGAAAAGTAAACAGTAAAACTAAACGGTAAAACTTTCGCCGCAGCCACAGCTGTCTTTTACGTTCGGGTTGTTAAATTTAAACCCTTCGTTCAGACCTTCCTTGGTGTAATCAAGCTCGGTACCGTCAAGGTAAATCAGGCTTTTCGGATCCACCAGAACACTGACGCCCTTGTCAGTAAAGACCTTGTCTGATTCATCAATGGCGTCGGCAAATTCGATAATATAGGCCATGCCGGAACAACCGCTGGTCTTGACGCCAAGGCGCAAACCAACGCCTGACCCACGGTTGTCCAAAAATGACTTTATTCGCGCTGCTGCTGCTTCTGTTAATGTAATCGACATAATACGTCTTACCTACGTTTGTCTAACCAGGAGTCTGTCCTTCACTTAACCAAAAGTTCAACCAAACTCAGGCTGCTGCATCAGAGTCGCTTTTCTGACTCGCATGCTTACCGCGGAAATCCTCAATCGCCGCCTTGATGGCATCTTCAGCCAGCACAGAGCAATGGATTTTCACCGGCGGCAGGGCCAGCTCTTCAGCCAGTTCGGTATTCTTGATGCGTCCGGCCTCTTCCAGGGTTTTACCCTTGACCCATTCGGTCAACAGCGAGCTGGAGGCAATCGCCGAACCGCAGCCGTAGGTCTTGAACCGTGCATCTTCGATCACGCCCGCCTCGTTCACCTTGATCTGCAAACGCATTACGTCACCACAGGCAGGCGCGCCCACCATTCCCGTACCCACGGACGGATCGTCCTTCTCCATGGTACCGACGTTACGGGGATTCTCGTAATGATCCAGAACTTTTTCGCTATATGCCATTTCACACCTTCCTTACAGTTGGATTCACTGTTGATGCACGATTGGTCCAATCGCACTTTTCCAATTAATTAATGCGCTGCCCATTTCACCTGGGACAGGTCAATACCTTCTTTATACATGTCCCACAGCGGTGAGAGTGCGCGCAGTTTTTCGATCGCCTCACGGATATGCGTCACGGCGTAATCGATATCCGCCTCGGTGGTAAAACGCCCGATACTAAAACGGATCGAGCTATGCGCCAGCTCATCGTTACGCCCCAACGCCCGCAATACGTAGGAGGGTTCGAGGCTCGCCGAGGTACAGGCCGAACCGGAAGAGACCGCCAGATCCTTGAGCGACATAATCAGCGATTCACCTTCTACATAGTTGAAACTGATGTTTATAATATTCGGCACACTGTGGGCAAGATCTCCGTTGATATACACCTCTTCCAGATCCCTCACCCCATCCAGCAGGCGGTCACGCAGGACCCTGATGCGGGCGTTATCCTTCGCCATCTCTTCCTTTGCGATGCGAAAGGCTTCGCCCATGCCCACAATCTGGTGGGTCGCCAGGGTACCCGAACGCATACCTCGCTCATGCCCACCGCCGTGGGTTTGCGCCTCCAGGCGGATGCGCGGTTTGCGTCGCACATAGAGCGCACCCATGCCCTTGGGGCCGTATATCTTGTGCGCGGAAAATGACATCAAATCGACCTTCAGTGTGTCCAGATCGATATCCACCTTGCCGGCACTTTGCGCACCATCAACATGAAAAACAATGCCTCTGGCGCGGGTCATCTCGCCGATGGCGGCGATGTCCTGAATCACGCCCAGCTCATTGTTCACGTGCATAATGGACACCAGGATGGTGTCATCACGCATGGCGGCTTCCAGTTTGGCCAGATCAATCAGCCCCGTCGGTTCGGGATCAAGATAGGTGACCTCAAAACCCTCGCGCTCGAGCTGGCGACAGGTATCCAGCACCGCCTTGTGCTCGGTCTTGCAGGTGATGATGTGCTTGCCCTTTTGCTTGTAGAAATGCGCAGCGCCCTTGATGGCAAGATTGTCGGATTCCGTCGCCCCCGAGG contains the following coding sequences:
- the hscB gene encoding Fe-S protein assembly co-chaperone HscB, translated to MQAADLSRDFFALFDLPVSFDVDLNTLAERYRKAQREVHPDKFANASEAERRLSMQLAARINEAHRVLKDPLARGRYLLELRGIALDDMDTAFDGAFLMQQMELRERLAEVNASADPHQQLQVIAREISAHSQALIAEMAALLQTEDRDDWQQAREATRKLQFFRRLREEADALDDELNEF
- the iscA gene encoding iron-sulfur cluster assembly protein IscA; this encodes MSITLTEAAAARIKSFLDNRGSGVGLRLGVKTSGCSGMAYIIEFADAIDESDKVFTDKGVSVLVDPKSLIYLDGTELDYTKEGLNEGFKFNNPNVKDSCGCGESFTV
- the iscU gene encoding Fe-S cluster assembly scaffold IscU; the protein is MAYSEKVLDHYENPRNVGTMEKDDPSVGTGMVGAPACGDVMRLQIKVNEAGVIEDARFKTYGCGSAIASSSLLTEWVKGKTLEEAGRIKNTELAEELALPPVKIHCSVLAEDAIKAAIEDFRGKHASQKSDSDAAA
- a CDS encoding IscS subfamily cysteine desulfurase — protein: MTSSYKRPIYMDYAATTPVDPRVAAKMMQFLAPDGEYGNPASRSHAYGWTAEAAVEEARKNVAALVNANPKEIIWTSGATESDNLAIKGAAHFYKQKGKHIITCKTEHKAVLDTCRQLEREGFEVTYLDPEPTGLIDLAKLEAAMRDDTILVSIMHVNNELGVIQDIAAIGEMTRARGIVFHVDGAQSAGKVDIDLDTLKVDLMSFSAHKIYGPKGMGALYVRRKPRIRLEAQTHGGGHERGMRSGTLATHQIVGMGEAFRIAKEEMAKDNARIRVLRDRLLDGVRDLEEVYINGDLAHSVPNIINISFNYVEGESLIMSLKDLAVSSGSACTSASLEPSYVLRALGRNDELAHSSIRFSIGRFTTEADIDYAVTHIREAIEKLRALSPLWDMYKEGIDLSQVKWAAH